One stretch of Synechococcus sp. PCC 7502 DNA includes these proteins:
- a CDS encoding transposase, with protein MLNPYSSSLTDKEWEIIEPLLPKKKQTRPPTWTKRQILDGILYQLKNGCNWRDMPRDLPPFSTVYRYYKEWKDTGTFTAIMEALDSTAREQSKKIKMDNFNHH; from the coding sequence ATGCTAAATCCATACTCAAGTAGCCTAACAGATAAAGAATGGGAAATTATAGAACCATTGCTCCCAAAGAAAAAGCAAACTAGACCGCCAACTTGGACAAAAAGACAAATTTTAGACGGCATACTCTACCAACTCAAAAACGGTTGTAATTGGCGAGATATGCCCCGAGACTTACCACCATTCTCTACAGTGTATCGATACTACAAGGAGTGGAAAGATACAGGTACATTTACTGCGATTATGGAAGCTTTGGATTCAACAGCCCGTGAACAGTCAAAAAAAATCAAAATGGACAACTTTAATCATCATTGA
- a CDS encoding ImmA/IrrE family metallo-endopeptidase, whose translation MIGSRIKLARKKAGYSLRGLADALNGKVSAQAIGKYERDEMTPSSDVLIALSKTLEVSIHYLLNSQQVELTNVDFRTKANTTGKDRARVETEVIEWVERYLEIEHILEMKSAEWKKPFDKVAINSVAEAEAVAIKLRDVWNLGTDPIPNMTELLEEKGLKVLVSELPSNVSGFTCLVQGARISNLPIIVINSQVSLERRRLTLAHELGHRLIDPEHLSEKEEEQACNRFAAAFLVPKSHLENEVGHLRHSFGYRELIYLKQIYRVSGAALLVRLRNIGIITDAILTYSFQTIARTWRSSEPEPLENEDERGQKEKPCRFERLCYRALAEDLISTSKAAELLRYSIDKVEAELKGEPHILHIEPVSYLL comes from the coding sequence ATGATTGGCTCCCGTATAAAGCTAGCTCGGAAGAAAGCTGGCTATTCTTTACGAGGATTAGCTGATGCTTTGAATGGCAAAGTTAGTGCTCAAGCTATTGGCAAGTATGAACGTGATGAAATGACTCCAAGTTCAGATGTTTTGATTGCACTTAGTAAAACCTTAGAAGTATCAATACATTATTTGCTTAATTCTCAACAAGTTGAACTTACTAATGTTGATTTTCGGACTAAAGCTAATACAACTGGAAAAGATCGCGCTCGTGTAGAGACTGAGGTTATTGAATGGGTTGAGCGATACCTAGAAATTGAACATATTTTAGAAATGAAAAGTGCTGAATGGAAGAAACCATTCGACAAAGTTGCTATTAATTCTGTAGCAGAGGCTGAAGCAGTAGCAATCAAATTGAGAGATGTGTGGAATCTTGGGACTGATCCAATCCCGAATATGACCGAATTATTGGAAGAGAAGGGATTAAAAGTTTTAGTTAGTGAGTTACCTAGTAATGTATCGGGATTTACTTGCCTTGTCCAAGGTGCCAGAATTAGTAATTTACCTATAATTGTCATAAATAGTCAGGTTTCCTTAGAACGGCGAAGACTAACACTTGCTCACGAGTTAGGACACAGACTTATCGATCCTGAACATCTATCAGAAAAAGAAGAAGAACAAGCTTGTAACCGTTTTGCAGCCGCTTTTTTAGTTCCCAAATCTCACCTTGAAAATGAAGTTGGACATTTACGACACTCTTTTGGCTATAGAGAGTTAATTTATCTGAAACAAATCTATCGAGTTAGTGGAGCGGCATTACTTGTGCGTCTAAGAAACATCGGCATAATAACTGATGCTATTCTCACTTACTCATTTCAGACTATTGCTCGGACTTGGCGGTCTAGTGAACCTGAGCCACTAGAAAATGAAGATGAGCGTGGGCAGAAAGAAAAACCTTGTCGATTTGAGAGGTTATGTTATCGAGCTTTAGCAGAAGACTTGATTTCAACCTCTAAAGCTGCGGAATTACTGCGCTATTCAATAGATAAAGTGGAAGCTGAATTAAAAGGAGAACCTCATATCCTTCATATAGAGCCTGTTTCATATCTATTATGA